A stretch of the Engraulis encrasicolus isolate BLACKSEA-1 chromosome 19, IST_EnEncr_1.0, whole genome shotgun sequence genome encodes the following:
- the LOC134435275 gene encoding prosaposin-like isoform X1 yields the protein MVAPWKQISICILLLSSGICGNGSCAEGEPEDGARMVAEVMPEDGARMVAEVMPEDGVRLSWDKPGEEMTSSRHPGQIQGWVQCGICKFVIGKLLEATGHAHKDMTKEKIVEKLKGICPNWVKRECHDFIEKYEKQLVNTFLHVHDPRKACISMDFCKPSRRAGNAL from the exons ATGGTGGCGCCATGGAAACAGATTTCCATCTGTATTCTGTTGCTGTCCTCGG GTATCTGTGGCAATGGAAGCTGTGCAGAGGGCGAGCCCGAGGATGGTGCCAGGATGGTGGCAGAGGTGATGCCCGAGGATGGTGCCAGGATGGTGGCAGAGGTGATGCCCGAGGATGGTGTCAGGCTTTCCTGGGACAAACCTGGAGAAGAAATGACAAGCAGTAGGCATCCTGGTCAG ATTCAAGGCTGGGTGCAATGTGGGATTTGCAAATTTGTTATAGGGAAGCTCTTGGAGGCTACTGGTCACGCTCACaaagacatgaccaag GAGAAAATTGTTGAAAAGCTCAAGGGAATCTGTCCAAATTGGGTGAAACGCGAGTGCCACGATTTTATTGAAAAATATGAAAAACAATTGGTCAATACTTTTCTCCACGTCCATGATCCCAGAAAGGCCTGCATATCAATGGACTTTTGCAA ACCCAGTAGAAGAGCTGGAAATGCTTTGTAA